The genomic DNA ggaggacgctcgcatttggcgacgctccagggaaacaattatacatcagcACATTGGATCtccttaacacagacgagggactacaACGATggcctctgcaaaatttgtaagcaaaaagttacgctagaccatataatatgggagtgtgctggctccccaggggccaaggaaaacattgacagtagagaagcctgggaggccttgctccagatcgaggctgaagacgaccagcgtcgagcaacccgcctggccgttgaggccgtgaagactcaccgtcctcaacgcgcggggactgcttcgtcgtcccccctacctacgtgtaggttaagaggcgggcactcCAGCTCAGTGGAATAAAgtcttcaatcaatcaatcaatcaatcaatcaatcaatcaatcaatcaatcaatcaatcaatcaatcaatcaatcaatcaatcaatcaatcaatcaatcaatcaatcccaaCAATACCATCATGCCCTGGAGCCCAAATTACCTGCTGTTTGCTTTCGCCACCAGCCTTTTAAGATGTCGGCTGCTTTCCTTCCTATCCTACCATTGGCGAATCCCCGGCAGGCGTCCAGAGAATCCGTGATTATTACGAGCTAGCGCCCGGTCGACCCTGCTGCCTTCGGCAAACGCTAGAGAAACCGTGGCATCCTTGGCGTCAGACACGACGCAGGTCTTCAGCGATGCGTTGACCTTCTCCTCTGGTTGGGAGCCGGTCATCGTCACTACTGAGTCCCTCCCGTTAGCGTATGTGAAGCGTCTGCGTAGACGGCGTTCCTTCTCTTCTTGCAGGTCCTGGTTATGGCTTCCGCCCTGGCTGTGCCTGCCCTGGTGGCGGACAGGATGCATGTGCCTAGGAACGGAAGTCGTCTTGATCAAAGACATGATCTCGTCCGGTATGTCTACCGTGCGTTCGATCTCTAGTGTGCTATCCTGGTGACGTGTTCTCTGGAGGCGGACTCTTCCTGTTGTCGTACGCTGTTATCTTCTCTTTTGAGAGAGGAGCTGCGCCTTCTGTATTCATCATAGGTGTTTGTTATGCCAAGGTCTAGTAGTTTTGTAGTTGCCGTCCGTGTTTATAGACCCAGCGTTGTCTTATAAGTTTTCCTGAGGATGGCCTCAACTTGTTCACTTGCACTTTGGTATAGGTAGGGGAGGTAGGTGGTATAGGTAGGGGAGGCTGTACGCTGCTCTGTTCACCACCAGCGCTCTTACCAGCTTCAGGGTATGTTCTTCCTTGAAACCCTTTCTTCCATTTGTGATGCGCGTAAACGTACTCGTTATTTGGGCAGCACACCCAGACGGAAGTCCGATTGTGTGGTCCGCCCTTTGGTTAGAGTGAATTCGCATTCTCGAGATCTGTATTCTTTGTAATTTCGGTATTCGGAGCCCGGCAAGCGTGACTGTTGCGTCTATTCAACCTGCCTCCTGCACATAATGCATATGCAAAAAGACTACTTGAATTTGCTGGAGTAAAGACATAGAACAACATACcctacaaaataaaaaaacacaaaacTTCGGCAAAACACTAATATTCATTAGCTATAAACCACTTATTTGGtgcatgaacgagaagaaagggggttaaccgaggggccagtttttattagccatatcctaagaagccaacaaactttGACACCAAGGActacatagggtaaattacttgtgcttaatagatgaaatcaagaaacgataaattaatggaaatgaaaatggatgaaaaaaacaacttgccgcaggtggggaataatcccacaaccttcgcattacgcgtgcgatgctgtatCGAATGAGCTACCACGACACCGTTTCCCCCAtccaatttcttgggtatttgtgtttcTTAGCTGAATGCTGGAAGTATTAGCCAGTGCAactactcacaaaccttggcggcggatgtggaacatcctttctgccgcaggcggcacgagaacgtgatctttttgggtgaaggaaaccggtcaataaaccaacacatgctacctgaaggcgtcaatgttgccggattcgagaccttcgttatGTATTGAACGAGCAGAaagtgggttaaccgaggggccagatttttattagtcatgtcatcagatggcaacaaacactgacaccaaggacaacaaagcGGGAActatttgtgcttaataaatgaaataaagaaaccataaatgaaatgaaagcggatgaaaaaacaacttgccgcaagtggggtaCGATCCCCACCTGCGGCTcgaacgagggtctcgaatcaggcaacattgatgccttgagCTAGCGTGTGTTGGTTTATTGACCGATAgccttcacccaaaaatatcacgttctcgtgacgcctgaggcagaaaggatgttgcacatccaccgccaaggtttgtgagtggttgCACTTGCTAACACTTCCATGGATCTACtgggaaacataaatacccaagaaagtggagggggaaacggcgccgcggtaggtCAATTGGTTGtgtatcgcacgcgtaatgcgaagtttgtggtatcgttccccacctgcggtaacttgttttttcatccactttcatttccactaattatcgtttctttatttcatttattaagcacacgtaattaccgctatgttgtccttggtgtcagtgtttgttggctttttacgACATGATTTGATGCCTGTAGTCTTACTTGGCGTTCTGTTCATTGCACTTTGATAATGTATGTAACTCGTAATAATTTTTATGCAAGCTGTAAAAAGATTCTTTTTTCTCTGTTTTTAAAGTGCTAATTTGTTCCAATCATCATCTGTATTGATCTCGCTATGCTTGGCCCGAATGTCTAATACATTTCGCATCCGGACCCATCCTCGAGCCCGCGGCTGTCGGGTCCAACAGACTTGTGTGtgtgcactgtaacacctatgatggtaacaaaaaaattaaagaaatgataacttAATGGAAAAGTGGatgttatataaatatataatgtGCGTGTGTGGAGGAGGGGTTCGGAAAACTGTTAGGGTCCGAGCTCTTCCCTCAGAAAAATTAAAGCTTTCCGCCTACGGCCGGTCGGTGGTGCTCTCATGGAGGATGAAAGGCGCTAGAAGTAGCGGGCTGTGGCAACTGGGGCGGTCACCCACAAGACAGCGCTCTCGATCACGGCGTACTCGTCCTCAGTCTCGTAGGTGGTCGTCCACGACAGTGGAGATGTGGCTGACAGCAGCGATGTGGTCGGCATTGCCGGTTCTACCAACGATACGGGAACGCTCGCTGGTATAACCCACGTTGCGTTTATCCCCACCGGCGGGTATGCCATCAGTGGTGGTGCCCGCACAATCACACCTGGGGCCACCTGCGATGGGACAGGAGGTACCAGTACTGTCCACGCTTGCGGTGCACCAATGGCCGATGACACCAGCGCAGGGGCTGGGAACACCGGTGGGGCCCACATAGGCGCGACGAGGTTTACCGACGTTGTTGACCACAGTGGTGGAGCCGGAAACGCCAGTGGTGCTAGAGCAGTGGGAGCGGGCATCGGCACCGCCTCTCCAAACACCGGGGGTGGAACTCGTGCCGGCTGTACGGCTGGCGGCCCGCCCACACGGACCGGCCTCCTCCTCGACGCGGGCGGCTGGAGCGCCCCCAATGGCTGCGCATGTGGCCGCCGGTTCCCCCGGTCTCTCTGGCATCGGATGGCTTGACCATTCCGGTTGGCCATGGTAACGTAGTTCTTCAAACAGGGGGATTCTGTGCAGAAATGAGGAGCACGAAATCGCGGAGTTTAGGGGCGTGGTCTTTTTCTGATGTTACGATGCCCCAGACGCGAGGCGATATTAACTGCAAGGCAGGATAGCGCTGATAGTCACGCAAAAGTCGGAACACACGTGACACCGTTATAGCTGCCAGATCAAGTGTTGCATCCTAACAAACTTGGCTGTTAAAAACATAGCATGTGAGTGAAAACAGAGGAGGAATCATCCGAACCAGCCACGGTGCGAGAGAAAGGCACGAAGCCCACTGGATATCTGGCATTCAATGCGAAATAGCCCCGAGGGTAAGCGGGAACTACATAATTGCTGCTGGCTTTGCTGTCGTTGCGTATTACGAACGTTGCGgatgcgtttctttctttgccCATCCCTCTTGCACAATGGGTGCGCCAGCTATGGCGCACGCACTTCCACGACGTATCTCTATGGGGAAGGTTTGTGCCCATGTTCACGTCGACTTAAATGGCTTCAGCGTCGTGCGATTTCGCCTCTGGTATACTGTTCGTCGAAATTTAGGCTATCG from Dermacentor albipictus isolate Rhodes 1998 colony chromosome 7, USDA_Dalb.pri_finalv2, whole genome shotgun sequence includes the following:
- the LOC135918511 gene encoding uncharacterized protein produces the protein MANRNGQAIRCQRDRGNRRPHAQPLGALQPPASRRRPVRVGGPPAVQPARVPPPVFGEAVPMPAPTALAPLAFPAPPLWSTTSVNLVAPMWAPPVFPAPALVSSAIGAPQAWTVLVPPVPSQVAPGVIVRAPPLMAYPPVGINATWVIPASVPVSLVEPAMPTTSLLSATSPLSWTTTYETEDEYAVIESAVLWVTAPVATARYF